From the genome of Terriglobia bacterium, one region includes:
- the thiE gene encoding thiamine phosphate synthase produces the protein MNPLDLRVYIITASVPHLGRTHEDVALAALAGGARIIQFRDKEISDEEFAAIAQRLLQLTRKHNALLIINDRVEVALAIGADGVHVGQHDLAFAEVKRISCPGMIIGISATDYSEAISLASSGADYLGVGPIFPTPSKADATPPIGLDELARICRDIRIPIVAIGGITESNLPQIINIGVAGAAVISAISSAPDMTAATAALLGVWSKVGED, from the coding sequence ATGAACCCGCTCGACCTGCGTGTATACATCATCACGGCCAGCGTTCCGCATCTCGGACGCACCCACGAAGACGTCGCCCTTGCCGCGCTCGCCGGCGGTGCTCGGATCATTCAATTTCGCGACAAAGAAATCAGCGACGAAGAATTCGCGGCCATCGCACAAAGACTCCTGCAACTCACGCGAAAACACAACGCGCTGCTCATCATTAACGATCGCGTTGAAGTCGCTCTCGCCATCGGCGCCGATGGCGTTCACGTCGGCCAGCACGACCTTGCCTTCGCGGAAGTCAAACGCATCTCTTGCCCCGGCATGATTATCGGCATTTCCGCCACCGACTACTCTGAAGCCATCTCGCTCGCAAGTTCCGGCGCCGACTACCTCGGAGTCGGCCCCATCTTTCCCACGCCGAGCAAAGCCGACGCCACTCCTCCCATCGGCCTCGACGAACTTGCCCGCATCTGCCGCGACATTCGCATCCCCATCGTTGCCATCGGCGGCATCACCGAATCTAATCTCCCACAGATCATCAACATTGGCGTAGCGGGTGCCGCCGTAATCTCCGCGATCTCCTCCGCTCCTGACATGACCGCTGCCACAGCCGCATTGCTGGGCGTCTGGAGCAAAGTTGGGGAAGATTGA
- the thiM gene encoding hydroxyethylthiazole kinase, translating into MPTPAQSAADLLTRLRQRRPLIHHITNFVVMNETANITLCAGGAPVMAHAKEEVAEMVAAAGALVLNIGTLTPEQVESMLIAGRRANELDIPIVLDPVGAGATQLRTESARRLLSDLKISIIRGNLAELATLVGFEAKIAGVDSHETGTDPETVARTLAQKNHCVAAITGAVDIVSNGARFARISNGHPMMGRVTGTGCMSTSITACFAAIEADCFLAATAALAVFGLAGEIAVRNSKGPGTFHAQLYDALANLTPEALAEGARIEIVE; encoded by the coding sequence ATGCCCACACCCGCTCAATCCGCCGCCGACCTCCTCACTCGCCTCCGCCAGCGCCGACCCCTAATCCATCACATCACTAACTTCGTCGTGATGAACGAAACGGCAAACATCACGCTCTGCGCCGGAGGCGCTCCCGTGATGGCGCACGCCAAAGAAGAAGTTGCAGAGATGGTCGCTGCCGCTGGCGCACTCGTCCTCAACATCGGAACGCTTACGCCTGAACAGGTTGAGTCGATGCTGATCGCCGGCCGTCGTGCCAACGAACTCGACATTCCGATCGTTCTCGACCCTGTGGGTGCCGGTGCGACCCAGCTCCGCACCGAAAGCGCTCGGCGTCTTCTCTCTGATCTGAAAATCTCAATCATCCGCGGCAATCTCGCAGAACTCGCTACCCTCGTGGGTTTCGAAGCGAAGATCGCCGGCGTTGACTCTCACGAGACCGGAACCGACCCGGAAACCGTCGCCCGAACTCTTGCGCAGAAGAATCACTGCGTAGCTGCGATCACCGGAGCCGTCGATATCGTCTCCAACGGAGCACGTTTCGCACGGATCTCCAACGGCCATCCGATGATGGGTCGCGTCACGGGCACCGGCTGCATGTCGACGTCCATCACCGCCTGTTTCGCAGCCATCGAAGCGGACTGCTTCCTTGCAGCGACCGCCGCCCTAGCCGTCTTTGGTCTCGCCGGCGAAATCGCCGTGCGCAATTCGAAAGGCCCCGGCACCTTTCACGCGCAACTCTATGACGCCCTGGCCAACCTCACTCCCGAAGCGCTCGCTGAAGGCGCACGCATCGAGATCGTCGAATGA